One segment of Rhodopirellula baltica SH 1 DNA contains the following:
- the hemQ gene encoding hydrogen peroxide-dependent heme synthase, with product MTSDPSQSRPSAPSAGGPPPGVGRPGHAPLPEPSVIPEEGWHCGHYFYRFRREMFDGSIAPNHREQFLAALNPTGDAVPERLASYWISGHECDFGIMVMDPDPAKVDGIHQAIMAPGLGRLVEPAWSFVSVSEVSEYVPSIEEYRQRLIKEGNAPDSPELAAKVGAYERRLPMMNRNRLQPEIPDWPSACFYPMNKSRVPGANWFMEPFSARNQMMAEHAQSGMAFAGKVSQLISVGVGLDDWEWMVTLWGRNPQYLKDIVYKMRFDQASAKYAEFGPFYVGYKADADAILQHCRLV from the coding sequence ATGACATCTGATCCATCGCAGTCACGTCCTTCCGCACCCTCTGCTGGCGGTCCCCCTCCAGGAGTCGGCCGGCCCGGGCATGCTCCTTTGCCCGAACCAAGTGTCATTCCAGAAGAAGGTTGGCATTGCGGTCACTACTTCTATCGATTCCGTCGTGAGATGTTTGATGGATCGATTGCACCAAATCATCGCGAACAATTTCTGGCGGCGCTCAATCCTACCGGTGATGCGGTCCCGGAACGTTTGGCTTCGTACTGGATCAGCGGTCATGAGTGCGACTTTGGCATCATGGTCATGGATCCAGATCCAGCCAAAGTGGATGGCATTCATCAAGCGATCATGGCACCGGGATTGGGCCGGCTGGTCGAACCCGCTTGGTCGTTTGTCTCGGTCAGCGAAGTGAGCGAATACGTTCCGTCGATTGAGGAATATCGCCAACGATTGATCAAAGAAGGCAATGCACCGGACTCACCTGAGTTGGCGGCGAAAGTGGGTGCCTATGAGCGACGTTTGCCGATGATGAATCGCAATCGGTTGCAACCCGAGATTCCGGATTGGCCTTCGGCGTGTTTCTATCCAATGAACAAGAGCCGGGTCCCAGGTGCCAATTGGTTCATGGAACCGTTCAGTGCTCGCAATCAAATGATGGCCGAACACGCCCAGAGCGGAATGGCTTTCGCGGGCAAGGTCAGCCAATTGATCTCCGTCGGCGTGGGACTGGACGATTGGGAATGGATGGTGACCTTGTGGGGTCGCAATCCTCAGTACCTCAAAGACATCGTTTACAAGATGCGATTCGATCAAGCGAGCGCGAAGTACGCTGAGTTCGGCCCGTTTTATGTGGGCTACAAAGCCGATGCGGACGCGATTTTGCAGCACTGCCGTTTGGTTTAA